Genomic DNA from Sphingomonas hankookensis:
TCTGCGAAATCTGGCTGCGCATGTGCCAGGTGAAGCTCACCACCGGCGGCACGTTCGACCTGCCGCTGACCCAGGAGCAGTTGGGCGACACGCTCGGCATCACGCCGGTGCACGTCAACCGCGTGTTGCAACGCCTGCGCGCCGAAGGGCTGGTGACCACCCGCGACCGGCGGATGACGATCCACGACGTCGACGCGCTGAAGGCCGCCGCCGAATTCGACCCGCGCTACCTGCACCTCGACGCCCGGGCGGCGGCGTGACGGGGCGACCTCCCGGCCGCCCCGCCATCGCTTATCCGAAGACCTTGGTCGCCAGTTCGGCGATCCGCTTGCCCTGATGCCGCGCACCGCCCAGCTCGATCTCGGTCGGCTGACGGCTGCCGTCGCCGCCGGCGATGGTCGACGCGCCGTACGGCGTGCTGCCGTTCACTTCGTCCAGCCCGGTATGGCCTTCATAGGCGTAATCGAGGCCGACGATCGTCATCCCGTGATGCATCAGGTTGGTAATGATCGAGAACAGCGTCGTTTCCTGCCCGCCATGCTGCGTCGCGGTCGAGGTGAAGGCGCCGCCGATCTTGTTGACCAGCCCGCCCTTGGCCCACACGCCGCCGGTCGTGTCCC
This window encodes:
- the wrbA gene encoding NAD(P)H:quinone oxidoreductase, with amino-acid sequence MSKVLVLYYSSYGHIAKMADAVAEGARSAGADVDVRRVKETAPEEVAKSAGFVVADHHAELTDPNELTNYDAIIVGTGTRYGRMSSQMAAFWDTTGGVWAKGGLVNKIGGAFTSTATQHGGQETTLFSIITNLMHHGMTIVGLDYAYEGHTGLDEVNGSTPYGASTIAGGDGSRQPTEIELGGARHQGKRIAELATKVFG